The nucleotide window TGAAGGCACGATCGATGCGCGGCGAAAAATACTCCAAGAAATCGTATCGACGATCGGTCCTCGGGCCGACAGTAGATGTTGATTTTTGGTCAGTAAATTTCGGCACGATTCGAAAACAGACGACGACGGCATTCCTGCTAATAACAAGCACGGAAGCCGAAACGACCGGCCCGGTCGGAAAACTCAGCAACCGCTTCAGCTGCGGCGGCTCTTGAATGCAGAAGAGGGGGCGCTATGCCGAAAAGGCTGCTGCTCCTCCTACTAATGCAGCAAAGTTGCCCGCGTAAGCACGCTGATCATCGCACGCGGTTTCCGATTGACGGGCGTTCGGAATAGAATAGGGAATTGTGGTTGATCCTGCCACTTCTGTGAACTAGCGTTCCGGATTAAGCCATGCGAGTGTAAGCTCAAGACCCCTCGAGGGTCGAAGCCGCAGACGGCTCCGTACAAGATAGCTAATCTACGGTCCGATCATCTTACGGATATCTCTGGGAAAGCTAGAGCCAATACGTGCAAACTAAAGCCTCCCTCGGGAGGTGCAGTTATCGGTCTGGATCTGGTCGGCTCGCGCCGGCCTTCAGGTGACTCTAGATAACACTGCTGACCGCGAGTAAAATCGTCGGCGTGGACCACGAAGCTATCACCCATCAGTTTGTCGGTAAGGTAGAGGCTTACCGAGACGGTCACGGGTACGGGGAATCAGGGTTCGATTCCGGAGAGTATGCCTGAGAGAAGGCAGCCCTTGCTACGGCACCCAGCAGGCGCGAAAATTTGTCAATGTTCGAATGAATGAACGAGCGAGAACGTATGGCCGGACAGGGCACAGAGTGCTCGTGTCACGGCGATGAGGGGAGTCCTAACCGCTCCTCGATAACCACTGGAGGGCAAGCCTGGTGCCAGCAGCCGCGGTAATTCCAGCTCCGGAAGCTCACGGGATCATTGCTGAGACTAAAACGTCCGTAGTCGGAACCATCTGTCGCCGGCTTCCGCTCGGCCCGCCTTCGCGGCGGTCGTGCGGTTCCGGCGGCGACGACCGCTCGTGTGCGCGCATCCGCGCGCCGCGTCGGTCCGCGTCCGTGACCCAAACCAAGTGATCAAGGCGGGCTCGTGCCCGATGGTTTTGCATGGAATCGTGGAACGGGACCTGCGCTCGCGACGATCCACGAGCGCAGGTGACGATCAATGGGAGCAGTCGGAGTCGAGGGAACTGCGGGGCGAGGGGTAAAATCTGATGAGCCTCGCAAGACCACCGAAAGCGAAGGCACTCGACTAGACTGTTTCCGTCGATAAAGGACCGAAGCCACCTTAGTGAACCGGATTAGATACCCGGGTAGCGGTGCGCCCCAAACTATGCCGACCGGCCGAACGCTCCGCCAACTCCCGTTGCGAGTGTTCGGTCAGAGGAAGCTAGAGTTAATTCGCTTCTGGGAGATTATGGTTGCAAAGCTGAAACTTAAAGGAATTGACGGAAGGGCACCATCAGGTCTGGATTGTGCGGCTTAATTGGATTCAACGCCCGACACCCCACCAGGACAGGAGCGCTCGATGAAGCACCGGCCGAATACCTCTGCCGATGAGCGTGCAGGTGGTGCATGGCCGCCGTAGTTCGTGAGGTGACTTGTCTGGTTAATTCCGACAACGAACGCAACCGCTTTGCTCTACTATTCGGCGAACGGGCGACCGCTCGTCGAAAACTGGAGCAGACACGTCGCTCGGAGGGCCATGCCCAAGGCGAAGGAAGCTACGGCGATGGCAGGTCTGTGATGCCCCTAGACGCCCTGGATCGCACGCGCAATACAATGCCGACCCAAGCGCGCAAGTCAACCCGAAAGGGTGCACAAATCGCACGAAAAGTCGGCACAGTCGGGATCGAGGATTGAAACTATTTCTCGTGAACGGGGAACACCTCGTAGCGGCGTGTCATAAACGCGCCGCGAATACGTCCCTGTCCTTTGTACACACCGCCCGTCGCTACAGCCAATGCCGTGTCGGCGCCAAGAGGCCGGACGCGTGGGGACCCGTTCCCGCGCGAAAAGTCCCTGAGCGTCGATGCGAGGAGGGTGTAAAAGTCGTAACAAGGTATCTGTATGAGAACCTGCAGATGGATTCTTTACACACCATACCGGTGCGCACTGCGCGGGCCGGGTCGGATTAATTTCCGACAAAGGGAAAGGGGACGCGCCGTGGGGAGTGCGCGGGCAAAGGACTTCGCGTTCGTGCCCGCAGCTCCCCATCGCTCTCCTTCCTACTCGGGGATTGCACTCGCCAGCGGGTGCATTCTCCTAGGCGCGCGATACCGCGAACACAGACGATCCGAGTACTAAGGGTGCTGCTGCGCGTTCGTCGATCGGGATTAGGGAAGGATCCGACGCGCACCGCTGTCGCATGCAAAAACGACGAGATGCGATCGGATTTCTTTCTCTAATATACAACACCCGTCGTCGTACTACAATCCGCAGCAGCACTATACTACTTCTCATCGTCGTGTAGTGGTCGGGCGAAACTACGAACGAAATCGGGCTATTGTCGCGCACTAGAAGCGACGGTGACGACGCGGGTTCCCCGATCTAACGCACGGGGACGGAAGACCGAGAAGAGCGAAGTGGTCGCCCCGTCGTCTACCACGAGGTTGCGCCCGCAACCGAATTCTGAATTTTAGCGGGGGTCGCGTGCCGCGAGGGGCGCGGCTCTCCAAACGGGAGTGCTACGCGCGGACCGCCGAGGGTGGCGAGCGCAGTCCGACGACGAGTCGCGGACCGAAAAGGAGTGGCGTCGAGGGAGGTGACCGCGTAGGGAGCCGGGGAACCGGGGACCGAGGGAAGCCGACGGAAGACGCAACCGCAACGATGGACCACTCGGATCGCGAGCCTTGGAAGGACGCAGCCAGCTGCGAAAAGAGGCGGGACACGCTCCCGTCATCGAACGCCTTCTCTCCTAAAGCTCACAGCGGCGGCTCCCGCGCGGAGCCGTCGGCTGCTCTCGAGCGCCTACGGAAACACACTTTCTGTCAACAGCAGTTGGAGCGCGGTCGATCGACGGCGCGGAGACGCGAGGCGGGCCGGGAGCGATCCGGCCGCGGCGTCGAAGTCGGAGGTAAGCTGGGTCGCGCGAGCGGCCGAGCGCGCCTCGGCAAAGCGTGCGTCCGGCGCGTTCCCGCACAGCGTAGGCGGGGCGCGGGATCGGGCGCGGTGGCGACGGGGAGTCTCGCGGCACGCCGCGTGCTCGTCCCAACAGGTGGAGTCGA belongs to Watersipora subatra unplaced genomic scaffold, tzWatSuba1.1 SCAFFOLD_292, whole genome shotgun sequence and includes:
- the LOC137410098 gene encoding uncharacterized protein; its protein translation is MAGQGTECSCHGDEGSPNRSSITTGGQAWCQQPRGGRVPRGARLSKRECYARTAEGGERSPTTSRGPKRSGVEGGDRVGSRGTGDRGKPTEDATATMDHSDREPWKDAASCEKRRDTLPSSNAFSPKAHSGGSRAEPSAALERLRKHTFCQQQLERGRSTARRREAGRERSGRGVEVGGKLGRASGRARLGKACVRRVPAQRRRGAGSGAVATGSLAARRVLVPTGGVEGARRRIRNGESRAVSASTRDSTVGRRPGKSRSRPETGVGGAGHREGALREIDPKRGRATRTGTSGRARRRGAEEAARSGRIPSAGGGRSDRGIREQQGTPRT